A single window of Cellulomonas sp. NTE-D12 DNA harbors:
- a CDS encoding DUF4255 domain-containing protein — MTGPTGGTSSRREPAILIPAVEDGLESYLRSALPLTPETGDISFEAPSSTWAAQVNRITVSLFLYNVARSPVPPRPAASRPGPDGRAEHRAPLPMVQLSYLVSAWAGSTRDEHQLLGDVLTRLVAQQVLPVEHLAVPLESSVQLSLAVDELNRPRELWSGLGGTLKASFTLLATVAADAYPWQLAAPAVTSVEATTTPLRPAVLDRRA; from the coding sequence GTGACCGGGCCCACGGGCGGCACGTCGAGCAGAAGGGAGCCCGCCATCCTCATCCCCGCAGTCGAGGACGGGCTCGAGAGCTACCTGCGCTCCGCCCTCCCGCTCACCCCGGAGACGGGCGACATCTCCTTCGAGGCGCCGTCGTCCACCTGGGCCGCGCAGGTCAACCGGATCACCGTGAGCCTGTTCCTCTACAACGTCGCCCGCAGCCCGGTGCCGCCGCGGCCCGCCGCCTCGCGGCCGGGACCCGACGGGCGCGCCGAGCACCGGGCGCCGCTGCCGATGGTGCAGCTGTCGTACCTGGTCAGCGCGTGGGCGGGGAGCACGCGGGACGAGCACCAGCTGCTCGGGGACGTGCTGACGCGGCTGGTGGCGCAGCAGGTGCTGCCCGTCGAGCACCTCGCCGTGCCCCTGGAGTCCAGCGTGCAGCTGAGCCTCGCGGTGGACGAGCTGAACCGGCCGCGGGAGCTGTGGTCGGGGTTGGGCGGCACCCTCAAGGCGTCGTTCACGCTGCTGGCCACGGTCGCCGCCGACGCCTACCCGTGGCAGCTCGCCGCCCCGGCCGTCACGTCGGTCGAGGCGACCACGACCCCGCTGCGCCCGGCCGTCCTCGACCGCAGGGCGTGA
- a CDS encoding carboxypeptidase-like regulatory domain-containing protein produces MRVDLAPRRLSAVAGAPSTVLVTITNTDDVISGYSLRCLGVDPAWVRTDTAEPTLFPGESTTLTLTLDLPAELPAGERRMAVQVRELTGPGRTGVEELVIDVAGAPRVDVSLEPTVATGGRSAAFAVAVENNGNTAVDGAVVGSDPEKAVRFTFDPPEFHLSPGERLVTQLRTTAKRPLVGSPEPRSFELRLAERPPLPAQLGTWDVAAAVERAARDGADPLGRRPASPPAAVGVFVQKPLLGRGLLAMVGLVVAISLFAAVITTALGGVVQRSAADRDVALQVAQARDQKTTTGTSALGGQVRLLSTGDGVAAVSVDAFDQADATTPVASTATDSAGAFHIGSLPAGSYLLRFRAAGFSEVWYPAASAQAKAQLVPLAAGQDVTDLVAVVGGVPATVSGTVTGTDLAGAVVRLELPLDTAPLAGKVTPPPGEAPAGATSGAVVRSVPVGADGTFVLDQVPSPAVYDLVTTKTGYSTQVQRLDVAAGEDRTGIQVQLLDGDGAISGVVSGAGGPVPGATVVATFGQVTVRTVTLTQDTPGGFTLRGLPTPGTFTVVVSAPGFAPATLNLNLGAAQTLTGVAVTLGAAAGTLSGTATTPDGTGGVTVTVTDGGDTRQTVTQSGAPVGSWAISGLHIPSTYTVTFSRSDLESQVLSVSVDGFGTVTAGAASATAVDVTMRPATAQIVGTVTQSPAGGGTATPAGNVQISASSGQAQFTVTSASTPAGSVGTFAMQGLPPGTYTVTFSRKGTQPTSTIVTLAAGQVQRLSPVLVSPAAISGVVSQRGTPTVGAIVSLYLASQYGTAAPPVATATTDGNGHYSFTDVDAPQFYLLEVQLSANAAAAATSPPTTLNPSQQLVLDIPIP; encoded by the coding sequence ATGCGCGTCGACCTGGCCCCGCGCCGCCTCAGCGCCGTCGCCGGCGCCCCGAGCACCGTGCTGGTGACCATCACCAACACGGACGACGTGATCAGCGGGTACTCCTTGCGCTGCCTCGGCGTCGACCCGGCCTGGGTCCGCACGGACACCGCCGAGCCGACGCTGTTCCCCGGCGAGAGCACCACGCTGACGCTGACGCTCGACCTCCCCGCAGAGCTGCCGGCCGGTGAGCGGCGGATGGCCGTGCAGGTGCGCGAGCTGACCGGCCCGGGGCGCACCGGCGTCGAGGAGCTGGTGATCGACGTCGCGGGCGCGCCGCGGGTGGACGTCAGCCTGGAGCCGACGGTGGCGACCGGCGGACGGTCGGCGGCGTTCGCGGTGGCCGTGGAGAACAACGGCAACACCGCGGTGGACGGCGCGGTCGTCGGCAGCGACCCGGAGAAGGCCGTCCGGTTCACCTTCGACCCACCCGAGTTCCACCTCAGCCCCGGCGAGCGGCTGGTGACGCAGCTGCGGACGACGGCGAAGCGGCCGCTGGTCGGCTCGCCGGAGCCGCGGTCGTTCGAGCTGCGGCTGGCCGAGCGCCCGCCGCTGCCGGCGCAGCTCGGCACGTGGGACGTGGCGGCGGCCGTCGAGCGGGCCGCCCGGGACGGTGCCGACCCGCTCGGCCGGCGCCCCGCCTCCCCGCCGGCGGCCGTCGGCGTCTTCGTGCAGAAGCCGCTGCTGGGCCGCGGGCTGCTGGCGATGGTCGGCCTGGTGGTGGCGATCTCCCTGTTCGCGGCCGTGATCACCACCGCGCTGGGCGGCGTGGTGCAGCGGTCGGCGGCCGACCGGGACGTCGCGCTGCAGGTGGCGCAGGCCCGGGACCAGAAGACGACCACCGGCACGTCCGCCCTCGGCGGTCAGGTGCGGCTGCTGTCGACCGGCGACGGGGTCGCGGCGGTGTCCGTGGACGCGTTCGACCAGGCGGACGCCACCACGCCGGTGGCCAGCACGGCGACCGACTCGGCCGGGGCGTTCCACATCGGCTCGCTGCCCGCCGGCTCGTACCTGCTGCGGTTCCGCGCCGCCGGGTTCAGCGAGGTCTGGTACCCGGCGGCCTCGGCGCAGGCGAAGGCGCAGCTGGTGCCGCTGGCGGCCGGGCAGGACGTGACCGACCTGGTCGCGGTGGTGGGCGGCGTGCCGGCGACGGTGTCCGGGACGGTGACCGGCACCGACCTGGCCGGTGCCGTGGTGCGGCTGGAGCTGCCGCTGGACACCGCGCCGCTGGCCGGCAAGGTGACGCCGCCACCCGGGGAGGCGCCGGCGGGTGCGACGTCCGGCGCGGTGGTGCGCAGCGTCCCGGTGGGGGCGGACGGCACCTTCGTGCTGGACCAGGTGCCGTCCCCGGCGGTGTACGACCTGGTGACGACGAAGACGGGCTACAGCACCCAGGTGCAGCGCCTCGACGTCGCCGCCGGCGAGGACCGGACGGGCATCCAGGTGCAGCTGCTGGACGGCGACGGGGCGATCAGCGGCGTGGTGTCCGGCGCCGGCGGGCCGGTGCCGGGGGCGACCGTGGTCGCCACGTTCGGGCAGGTGACCGTCCGCACCGTCACGCTGACGCAGGACACCCCCGGCGGGTTCACGCTGCGCGGCCTGCCGACGCCGGGCACGTTCACCGTGGTCGTCAGCGCGCCCGGCTTCGCACCCGCCACCCTCAACCTCAACCTCGGCGCCGCCCAGACGCTCACCGGCGTGGCCGTCACGCTGGGCGCCGCTGCGGGCACCCTGTCCGGCACCGCCACGACGCCCGACGGAACCGGCGGGGTCACGGTGACGGTCACCGACGGCGGCGACACCCGCCAGACGGTGACGCAGAGCGGTGCACCGGTCGGCTCGTGGGCGATCTCCGGGCTGCACATCCCCAGCACCTACACGGTGACGTTCTCCCGCTCCGACCTGGAGTCGCAGGTGCTGTCGGTCAGCGTGGACGGGTTCGGCACGGTGACGGCCGGGGCCGCGAGCGCGACCGCGGTGGACGTGACGATGCGGCCGGCCACGGCGCAGATCGTCGGCACCGTCACGCAGAGCCCGGCCGGCGGCGGCACGGCGACACCCGCGGGCAACGTGCAGATCAGCGCCAGCTCCGGGCAGGCCCAGTTCACCGTCACGTCGGCGTCCACCCCCGCCGGCAGCGTCGGCACGTTCGCCATGCAGGGCCTGCCGCCGGGCACGTACACCGTGACGTTCAGCCGCAAGGGCACGCAGCCCACCTCGACCATCGTCACCCTCGCCGCCGGTCAGGTGCAGCGGCTCTCCCCCGTGCTGGTCTCCCCCGCCGCGATCAGCGGCGTGGTCAGCCAGCGCGGCACGCCCACCGTCGGCGCGATCGTGTCGCTGTACCTGGCCTCGCAGTACGGCACCGCGGCGCCGCCCGTGGCGACGGCCACCACCGACGGCAACGGCCACTACTCGTTCACCGACGTCGACGCGCCGCAGTTCTACCTGCTCGAGGTGCAGCTGTCCGCCAATGCGGCCGCTGCCGCCACGTCCCCACCGACCACGTTGAACCCCAGCCAGCAGCTGGTGCTCGACATCCCGATCCCCTGA
- a CDS encoding DUF4157 domain-containing protein, translating to MPAENERTTLEKRRLTAAPPAVPVTATEPAQEDAVDAVAVPGLAVDVRRRAATQDPLGGTAAAPEVADVLRRRQGQGRPLEPAVAQRMGAAMDADLGGVRIHDDAEADTIARSVQSVAFTAGSDVYFSSGTYAPGTPGGDRLLGHELAHVVQQQSGRVAPAGDGPVIGRADDPAEAAADAVAERTVQRLQRQAARVATAGTADAEHAGTAEGVGAGAAEALHRQQARVEGTTVRRWNPFKKLFGGKKKKAPTLPQSPMPEALTPQAPTPEQPVPLPVPQGEVPVPTPESVTPQAPPQPEAPTPVPEQTATQTTPQTPSQDQAPTTQTPTTQTPTTEAVTPVPPTPKSAKERFEEACDPQTAPAGKAEAKVRMDALRQLINTFSTAEKKSIADDPAVMAKGRAHLGDLYYMSLLAAVNMAKQKTKKDGTKVKHHLTGAEADEFITTNIEDYPHIKPFIETAVAAGKKGEGYVASVSPEDWAIVYGVEFPTDSVEEEQSTNAYASTKNADEPAILHADRGTPSTAIHESMHRYAPNDVLDTYGFDLNEGITEFFTRMLAAKDATPAKDGGPERDNYQKQVTFVRGMLRILASSKVDQETVLAEIYFGGSIAKLEEKFRAAWKAKKAKISATTLDSKWAKFKEAISDGKWSDANKAMPPA from the coding sequence ATGCCGGCTGAGAACGAGCGCACGACGCTCGAGAAGCGACGCCTGACCGCGGCGCCGCCCGCCGTCCCCGTCACGGCGACGGAGCCGGCGCAGGAGGACGCCGTGGACGCGGTCGCCGTCCCGGGGCTCGCGGTGGACGTCCGCCGCCGCGCCGCCACCCAGGACCCGCTCGGCGGGACCGCCGCCGCACCCGAGGTCGCCGACGTGCTGCGCCGGCGGCAGGGCCAGGGCCGCCCGCTCGAGCCGGCCGTCGCGCAGCGGATGGGTGCCGCGATGGACGCGGACCTCGGCGGCGTGCGCATCCACGACGACGCGGAGGCGGACACGATCGCCCGGTCGGTGCAGTCCGTGGCGTTCACGGCGGGCAGCGACGTGTACTTCAGCAGCGGCACCTACGCGCCGGGCACCCCGGGCGGCGACCGGCTGCTGGGCCACGAGCTGGCCCACGTCGTGCAGCAGCAGAGCGGCCGGGTCGCACCGGCGGGGGACGGTCCCGTGATCGGGCGGGCCGACGACCCGGCGGAGGCGGCCGCCGACGCGGTGGCCGAGCGGACGGTGCAGCGGCTGCAGCGGCAGGCGGCGCGGGTCGCCACGGCGGGCACGGCGGATGCCGAGCACGCGGGCACCGCCGAGGGCGTGGGTGCGGGTGCTGCCGAGGCGCTGCACCGGCAGCAGGCCCGCGTCGAGGGCACCACCGTTCGCCGCTGGAACCCCTTCAAGAAGCTGTTCGGCGGCAAGAAGAAGAAGGCGCCGACGCTGCCGCAGTCACCGATGCCGGAGGCGCTGACGCCGCAGGCACCCACGCCCGAGCAGCCGGTCCCGCTGCCCGTGCCGCAGGGCGAGGTGCCGGTACCCACGCCGGAGTCCGTCACGCCGCAGGCACCGCCCCAGCCGGAGGCGCCGACGCCGGTCCCCGAGCAGACCGCGACCCAGACCACACCCCAGACACCGTCCCAGGACCAGGCGCCCACCACCCAGACCCCGACCACCCAGACGCCCACCACCGAGGCCGTCACCCCGGTCCCGCCCACGCCGAAGTCGGCGAAGGAGCGCTTCGAGGAGGCCTGCGACCCGCAGACCGCCCCGGCCGGCAAGGCGGAGGCCAAGGTGCGGATGGACGCGCTCCGGCAGCTGATCAACACCTTCAGCACGGCGGAGAAGAAGTCGATCGCCGACGACCCCGCGGTGATGGCCAAGGGCCGCGCCCACCTCGGTGACCTGTACTACATGTCGTTGCTCGCCGCCGTGAACATGGCGAAGCAGAAGACCAAGAAGGACGGCACCAAGGTCAAGCACCACCTGACCGGTGCCGAGGCGGACGAGTTCATCACGACCAACATCGAGGACTACCCGCACATCAAACCGTTCATCGAGACGGCCGTCGCCGCGGGCAAGAAGGGCGAGGGCTACGTGGCCAGCGTCTCGCCGGAGGACTGGGCCATCGTCTACGGCGTGGAGTTCCCCACCGACTCGGTGGAGGAGGAGCAGAGCACCAACGCCTACGCCTCGACCAAGAACGCCGACGAGCCGGCCATCCTGCACGCCGACCGCGGCACGCCGAGCACCGCGATCCACGAGTCGATGCACCGCTACGCCCCGAACGACGTGCTGGACACCTACGGCTTCGACCTGAACGAGGGCATCACCGAGTTCTTCACCCGGATGCTCGCGGCCAAGGACGCGACCCCCGCCAAGGACGGCGGTCCGGAGCGGGACAACTACCAGAAGCAGGTCACCTTCGTCCGCGGCATGCTGCGCATCCTCGCGTCGAGCAAGGTGGACCAGGAGACCGTGCTGGCCGAGATCTACTTCGGGGGCAGCATCGCCAAGCTGGAGGAGAAGTTCCGCGCCGCCTGGAAGGCCAAGAAGGCCAAGATCAGCGCGACGACGCTCGACTCCAAGTGGGCGAAGTTCAAGGAAGCGATCAGCGACGGCAAGTGGTCCGACGCCAACAAGGCGATGCCGCCGGCCTGA
- a CDS encoding carboxypeptidase regulatory-like domain-containing protein, with protein MRVLSGVDVLEVPPGGSGEIPIDVVNTGTVIDGVSAQVLGLPAEHTSSRPSVLALFPDATGQLVVRLDLPSSFPAGTHPITVQVTGEAGTAGAAHHDVDVVVATRPELALSAAPTTIRARRRATFEVQVANRGNVPLDVALRATDSDRSLAATLTPSTLSLAPGATATCAVRVQGPRQLLGPDRERALQVEGTALDQHQVLPLVLRQRSRFSAGVLTLLVLAAILAAWATMFLLGVGAVLGADPFTKVAPASFFAATAVTAAGGTGAAAAGAGDGGAPAGAVPRDGVLPAGVGGTVAGTVTAASDQQGVGRLTVEAWRSTANGPVLVGSAATQQDGSYAIAGLFPGAYLVSVRADGYTTVWYPAAGDASGATSVNAVAQTVTSGVNLTVTGAPAQISGKVDVGVVTAPVVTTVVARATWARDDATLTRTVTAAPDGTYALPNVVAPGTYELSFTAPGYQPTTITETVTGGQQRFAPNVTLRAGTGQISGTVTDGKAPLGGVTVTTADGSNPIVVGTPTVGAVGTFVIPNLPTPGTYVVTFTAPGYTPSTVVVDLTAGQSKTGLAVALTGGAGTVTGRVLAPDGSGLGRATVTATGGPTAVSATSLTTGTVGSFTLAGLKPGLYTLTVTLAGYTSQSVAVDLSTGVAAPVSVTLRPSWGTVQGVVRTGTVGTAGVSVVATDGQHSWTTTSTAAAGTPAGYYSFVQLPPGSYSVSVSQGGVVVSTAVVGVTAGGTVSQDLSLPGAG; from the coding sequence GTGCGCGTCCTCAGCGGTGTCGACGTCCTCGAGGTCCCCCCGGGCGGGTCCGGCGAGATCCCGATCGACGTGGTGAACACCGGCACGGTGATCGACGGCGTCAGCGCCCAGGTGCTGGGCCTGCCGGCCGAGCACACGTCGTCCCGGCCGTCGGTGCTGGCCCTGTTCCCGGACGCCACCGGGCAGCTGGTGGTGCGGCTGGACCTGCCGAGCAGCTTCCCGGCCGGCACGCACCCGATCACGGTGCAGGTGACCGGCGAGGCGGGCACGGCGGGCGCGGCGCACCACGACGTCGACGTGGTGGTGGCCACGCGGCCCGAGCTGGCCCTGAGCGCGGCGCCGACGACCATCCGGGCGCGCCGCCGGGCGACGTTCGAGGTGCAGGTGGCCAACCGCGGCAACGTGCCGCTCGACGTCGCGCTGCGTGCGACGGACAGCGACCGGAGCCTGGCGGCGACGCTGACGCCGTCCACGCTCAGCCTCGCGCCGGGGGCGACCGCCACGTGCGCGGTGCGGGTGCAGGGTCCGCGGCAGCTGCTCGGCCCCGACCGCGAGCGGGCGCTGCAGGTGGAGGGCACCGCGCTCGACCAGCACCAGGTGCTGCCCCTGGTGCTGCGGCAGCGTTCCCGGTTCAGCGCCGGCGTGCTGACCCTGCTGGTGCTGGCGGCGATCCTCGCGGCCTGGGCGACGATGTTCCTGCTCGGCGTGGGTGCTGTGCTGGGCGCGGACCCGTTCACCAAGGTGGCGCCGGCGTCGTTCTTCGCCGCCACGGCCGTGACGGCGGCCGGCGGCACCGGTGCGGCGGCCGCGGGTGCGGGCGACGGCGGCGCACCGGCCGGTGCGGTGCCGCGTGACGGGGTGCTGCCGGCGGGCGTCGGCGGCACGGTGGCCGGCACGGTGACCGCGGCCAGCGACCAGCAGGGCGTGGGACGGCTGACCGTCGAGGCGTGGCGGTCCACCGCCAACGGCCCGGTGCTGGTCGGCTCGGCGGCCACCCAGCAGGACGGCAGCTACGCGATCGCGGGCCTGTTCCCCGGGGCGTACCTGGTCAGCGTGCGGGCGGACGGGTACACCACCGTCTGGTACCCGGCGGCGGGCGACGCGTCCGGGGCCACCTCGGTGAACGCCGTGGCCCAGACGGTGACCAGCGGCGTCAACCTCACGGTCACCGGCGCGCCCGCGCAGATCAGCGGCAAGGTGGACGTCGGGGTGGTCACCGCACCCGTCGTCACCACCGTCGTCGCCCGGGCGACCTGGGCGCGCGACGACGCGACCCTCACCCGCACCGTGACCGCGGCCCCCGACGGCACGTACGCGCTGCCGAACGTGGTGGCACCCGGCACCTACGAGCTGAGCTTCACGGCCCCCGGCTACCAGCCGACCACCATCACCGAGACGGTCACCGGCGGGCAGCAGCGGTTCGCGCCGAACGTCACGCTGCGCGCCGGCACGGGCCAGATCTCCGGGACGGTGACGGACGGCAAGGCTCCGCTCGGCGGTGTCACGGTCACCACGGCGGACGGCAGCAACCCGATCGTCGTCGGCACCCCGACCGTCGGGGCCGTCGGCACGTTCGTCATCCCCAACCTGCCGACCCCCGGCACCTACGTGGTCACGTTCACCGCACCGGGCTACACGCCCTCGACCGTCGTGGTCGACCTGACCGCCGGCCAGTCCAAGACGGGCCTCGCGGTCGCGCTGACGGGAGGCGCGGGCACCGTCACCGGCCGGGTGCTGGCGCCGGACGGCAGCGGTCTGGGCCGGGCGACCGTCACGGCGACCGGCGGTCCCACCGCCGTGAGCGCCACCTCGCTGACCACCGGCACCGTCGGCTCGTTCACGCTGGCCGGGCTCAAGCCGGGCCTGTACACGCTGACCGTCACGCTCGCCGGGTACACGTCGCAGAGCGTCGCGGTGGACCTGTCCACAGGCGTCGCCGCGCCCGTCAGCGTCACGCTGCGCCCGTCCTGGGGGACGGTGCAGGGCGTGGTCCGCACCGGGACCGTCGGCACGGCCGGCGTCAGCGTGGTGGCGACAGACGGGCAGCACAGCTGGACCACGACGTCGACGGCCGCCGCCGGCACTCCGGCCGGGTACTACTCGTTCGTCCAGCTGCCGCCCGGGTCCTACTCGGTCAGCGTGTCCCAGGGCGGTGTCGTGGTCAGCACGGCCGTGGTCGGCGTGACCGCCGGCGGCACCGTGTCGCAGGACCTGAGCCTGCCCGGGGCGGGCTGA
- a CDS encoding DUF4280 domain-containing protein has protein sequence MGKPAATATAMLQCSFGLAPSTLNVLPIARVMIEGKPAAAITDAIPMVNIPPFGMCTSLANPQVLAATTAALGVLTPMPCIPVTGAWVGGAVQTTIGGKPALTLGATCTCGFGGVIQIVNPGAVRTLES, from the coding sequence ATGGGCAAGCCCGCCGCCACCGCGACCGCGATGCTGCAGTGCAGCTTCGGCCTGGCCCCCAGCACGCTCAACGTGCTGCCGATCGCACGCGTGATGATCGAGGGCAAGCCGGCCGCGGCGATCACCGACGCGATCCCGATGGTCAACATCCCGCCGTTCGGCATGTGCACCTCGCTGGCGAACCCGCAGGTGCTGGCCGCGACGACGGCCGCGCTCGGCGTGCTGACGCCGATGCCGTGCATCCCCGTCACGGGCGCGTGGGTGGGCGGTGCCGTGCAGACGACGATCGGCGGGAAGCCCGCGCTGACCCTGGGCGCCACCTGCACGTGCGGGTTCGGCGGCGTGATCCAGATCGTCAACCCCGGCGCGGTGCGGACGCTCGAGTCCTGA
- a CDS encoding septum formation family protein: MRAAPGIHRAGTVRRALVVLTAGAVVLGTLSGCSLFGQDKKGHAVSALAAKPGDCVIAPTAISAEIKDVTVVPCSQPHQQEVYALAAYPLPAGTEKSAAYPGAAVLKAFADGACLSAFAGYVGSDYRDSSLFFTYLLPSARGWQAGDDRDVTCVITTTGAKRTSSVKGSKL, encoded by the coding sequence ATGAGGGCAGCACCAGGCATCCACCGCGCGGGCACGGTGCGGCGGGCGCTCGTCGTGCTGACCGCCGGAGCCGTGGTGCTCGGCACGCTGAGCGGCTGCTCCCTGTTCGGCCAGGACAAGAAGGGCCACGCGGTCTCCGCGCTGGCTGCCAAGCCCGGCGACTGCGTGATCGCGCCGACCGCCATCTCGGCCGAGATCAAGGACGTCACCGTGGTGCCCTGCTCGCAGCCGCACCAGCAGGAGGTGTATGCGCTGGCCGCCTACCCGCTGCCCGCCGGTACCGAGAAGTCGGCGGCCTACCCCGGCGCCGCGGTGCTCAAGGCGTTCGCCGACGGCGCCTGCCTGTCCGCGTTCGCCGGCTACGTCGGCTCCGACTACCGCGACTCGTCGCTGTTCTTCACCTACCTGCTGCCGTCCGCGCGGGGCTGGCAGGCGGGCGACGACCGGGACGTCACCTGCGTCATCACCACCACGGGGGCCAAGCGCACCTCGTCGGTCAAGGGATCGAAGCTCTAG
- a CDS encoding ATP-binding protein — protein MRERLARLLKPVELAADRRHVADPVLVARLEAALEVLRDEYAGPLPQQEDRLAGVADVFGLDPEDVDVLTVAAAPDLDANLALVYGLLRGQRSPARASTGLVLELTGQPSLSSEAHARLGAGAPLRRYGLLEQQQDQPWLLRDVWLPDRVLAHLTGVDQLDGPLAALLVDPVPLPDLDADGVLTAAVEAGAPLVWVRSPLGSGGLSLAAGALAAAGVGCLAVDLARVPPSADLSALVRALVREAALRGAGLVLANADQLAATERAADPASGFLALAQSVVPVLAVSDRPWQPLWLARHPLVVEAPPVTTQHRTVVWDQHLGAGVADPALTALRLAPESIADAARYATDLAALTGAQLSAGSARAAARRVAGSMTTGPAAAPRRAPSFDDLVLPGHAAATLRRLVSWAQHRDEVLADGRLVDVGGKGTGIAALFSGSPGTGKTLAAHVIAAELGLDLFRVDITSIVDKYIGETEKNLERVFHEAESLDVLLFFDEADALFGKRSDVKDAHDRYANQEVAYLLQRMESFDGITVLATNLHGNLDPAFSRRMSFIVHFPDPDEPTRRLLWRSHLDRVTTDPADPVDVPHLAKQIELAGGDIRNIVLAAAYDAIAAGQPVGMRHVLAATVAEYHKLGRRVPADGFAPG, from the coding sequence GTGCGCGAACGCCTGGCGCGCCTGCTCAAGCCGGTCGAGCTCGCGGCGGACCGGCGGCACGTCGCGGACCCGGTGCTGGTGGCGCGGCTCGAGGCGGCGCTCGAGGTGCTGCGCGACGAGTACGCCGGCCCGCTGCCGCAGCAGGAGGACCGGCTGGCGGGCGTCGCGGACGTGTTCGGGCTGGACCCGGAGGACGTCGACGTGCTGACGGTCGCGGCCGCTCCGGACCTCGACGCGAACCTCGCGCTGGTGTACGGGCTGCTGCGGGGGCAGCGGTCACCTGCCCGCGCGTCGACCGGCCTGGTGCTGGAGCTGACCGGGCAGCCGTCCCTGTCGAGCGAGGCGCACGCCCGGCTCGGTGCCGGCGCTCCGCTGCGCCGGTACGGGCTGCTCGAGCAGCAGCAGGACCAGCCGTGGCTGCTGCGCGACGTGTGGCTGCCGGACCGGGTGCTGGCCCACCTGACGGGCGTCGACCAGCTCGACGGCCCGCTCGCCGCGCTGCTGGTCGACCCGGTGCCGCTGCCGGACCTGGACGCCGACGGCGTGCTGACCGCGGCCGTCGAGGCCGGTGCGCCGCTGGTGTGGGTGCGCTCACCGCTCGGCTCGGGCGGCCTGTCGCTGGCCGCCGGGGCGCTGGCCGCCGCCGGCGTCGGCTGCCTGGCGGTGGACCTCGCCCGCGTGCCCCCGTCTGCCGACCTGTCCGCCCTGGTCAGGGCACTGGTGCGGGAGGCGGCGCTGCGCGGCGCCGGCCTGGTGCTGGCCAACGCCGACCAGCTGGCCGCCACCGAGCGGGCGGCCGACCCGGCGTCGGGCTTCCTCGCACTGGCGCAGTCCGTGGTGCCGGTGCTCGCGGTCAGCGACCGGCCGTGGCAGCCGCTGTGGCTGGCCCGGCACCCGCTGGTGGTCGAGGCGCCGCCGGTGACCACGCAGCACCGCACCGTGGTGTGGGACCAGCACCTGGGCGCCGGCGTCGCGGACCCGGCGCTGACGGCGCTGCGGCTGGCGCCCGAGTCGATCGCGGACGCCGCCCGTTACGCCACCGACCTCGCGGCGCTGACCGGTGCGCAGCTGTCCGCCGGTTCGGCGCGGGCCGCCGCGCGCCGGGTGGCCGGCTCGATGACCACCGGCCCCGCCGCGGCACCGCGCCGTGCGCCGTCGTTCGACGACCTGGTGCTGCCCGGCCACGCCGCCGCGACGCTGCGCCGGCTGGTGTCCTGGGCGCAGCACCGTGACGAGGTGCTCGCCGACGGCCGGCTGGTCGACGTCGGAGGCAAGGGGACCGGCATCGCGGCCCTGTTCAGCGGCAGCCCCGGCACCGGCAAGACGCTGGCGGCCCACGTGATCGCCGCCGAGCTGGGACTGGACCTGTTCCGGGTGGACATCACGTCGATCGTCGACAAGTACATCGGGGAGACGGAGAAGAACCTCGAGCGCGTGTTCCACGAGGCGGAGAGCCTGGACGTGCTGCTGTTCTTCGACGAGGCGGACGCGCTGTTCGGCAAGCGGTCGGACGTCAAGGACGCCCACGACCGGTACGCCAACCAGGAGGTCGCCTACCTGCTGCAGCGGATGGAGAGCTTCGACGGCATCACCGTCCTGGCGACCAACCTGCACGGCAACCTCGACCCGGCGTTCAGCCGCCGGATGAGCTTCATCGTGCACTTCCCGGACCCTGACGAGCCGACGCGGCGGCTGCTGTGGCGCTCGCACCTGGACCGGGTCACCACGGACCCCGCCGACCCGGTGGACGTGCCGCACCTCGCCAAGCAGATCGAGCTGGCCGGCGGCGACATCCGCAACATCGTGCTGGCGGCGGCCTACGACGCGATCGCCGCCGGACAGCCGGTGGGCATGCGGCACGTGCTCGCGGCCACGGTCGCCGAGTACCACAAGCTCGGCAGGCGGGTGCCTGCCGACGGGTTCGCGCCGGGCTGA